A window of Euwallacea fornicatus isolate EFF26 chromosome 13, ASM4011564v1, whole genome shotgun sequence contains these coding sequences:
- the LOC136342791 gene encoding helix-loop-helix protein delilah-like isoform X2: MESLMSYADLEDINFTDSNNNDKFDNPASSKGDKYSLRPRSVRRITEKSKPLEESGTQSNRHSSKISSKPKAKSAPLSKYRRKTANARERNRMREINQAFEALRRVVPHMQVPTNSSNEKLTKITTLRLAMKYINALSTALNNPMEMAQPDYSDLDAFLLESDGESLSLSDHSGSFLASPDFPEPSLSPVDFGDPSLPSLLHTDFTDHALEGTDLRSLLSNK, from the coding sequence ATGGAGTCTCTGATGAGCTACGCTGATCTCGAAGACATCAATTTCACCGACAGCAACAATAATGATAAATTCGATAATCCAGCTTCCTCGAAAGGAGACAAATACTCCCTGAGGCCTCGCTCAGTAAGGAGGATCACGGAAAAATCGAAACCTTTAGAAGAATCTGGTACGCAGAGCAACCGGCATTCttcgaaaatttcaagtaaGCCCAAAGCGAAATCTGCGCCTCTGAGTAAGTACCGCAGGAAAACTGCTAATGCCAGGGAGCGGAATCGGATGAGGGAAATCAACCAGGCCTTCGAGGCTCTAAGACGGGTAGTACCGCATATGCAAGTACCAACTAATAGCTCTAATGAgaaacttacaaaaattacCACCTTGAGGTTGGCTATGAAGTACATCAACGCTTTGAGCACTGCTCTCAATAACCCAATGGAGATGGCTCAGCCGGATTACTCAGACTTGGATGCGTTTCTGCTGGAGTCCGATGGGGAATCCTTGTCTCTTTCGGACCACTCTGGGTCATTTTTAGCATCACCGGACTTCCCGGAGCCGTCACTTTCTCCGGTCGATTTCGGAGATCCTTCTTTACCTTCTCTACTTCACACGGACTTTACGGATCACGCCCTAGAAGGGACAGATTTAA
- the LOC136342791 gene encoding helix-loop-helix protein delilah-like isoform X1: MESLMSYADLEDINFTDSNNNDKFDNPASSKGDKYSLRPRSVRRITEKSKPLEESGTQSNRHSSKISSKPKAKSAPLSKYRRKTANARERNRMREINQAFEALRRVVPHMQVPTNSSNEKLTKITTLRLAMKYINALSTALNNPMEMAQPDYSDLDAFLLESDGESLSLSDHSGSFLASPDFPEPSLSPVDFGDPSLPSLLHTDFTDHALEGTDLNIWDAMLDPWGAATGEIIKFKIA, translated from the coding sequence ATGGAGTCTCTGATGAGCTACGCTGATCTCGAAGACATCAATTTCACCGACAGCAACAATAATGATAAATTCGATAATCCAGCTTCCTCGAAAGGAGACAAATACTCCCTGAGGCCTCGCTCAGTAAGGAGGATCACGGAAAAATCGAAACCTTTAGAAGAATCTGGTACGCAGAGCAACCGGCATTCttcgaaaatttcaagtaaGCCCAAAGCGAAATCTGCGCCTCTGAGTAAGTACCGCAGGAAAACTGCTAATGCCAGGGAGCGGAATCGGATGAGGGAAATCAACCAGGCCTTCGAGGCTCTAAGACGGGTAGTACCGCATATGCAAGTACCAACTAATAGCTCTAATGAgaaacttacaaaaattacCACCTTGAGGTTGGCTATGAAGTACATCAACGCTTTGAGCACTGCTCTCAATAACCCAATGGAGATGGCTCAGCCGGATTACTCAGACTTGGATGCGTTTCTGCTGGAGTCCGATGGGGAATCCTTGTCTCTTTCGGACCACTCTGGGTCATTTTTAGCATCACCGGACTTCCCGGAGCCGTCACTTTCTCCGGTCGATTTCGGAGATCCTTCTTTACCTTCTCTACTTCACACGGACTTTACGGATCACGCCCTAGAAGGGACAGATTTAA